A section of the Humulus lupulus chromosome 2, drHumLupu1.1, whole genome shotgun sequence genome encodes:
- the LOC133818585 gene encoding protein C2-DOMAIN ABA-RELATED 5-like: MGFFKIHIQRGVNLAVRDIVTSDPYVVLKLGKQKLKTRVIKGNVNPEWNEGFNISASDPNVPIRLCVYDKDTFSFDDKMGEVDIDVGPFLKALKMQLQGVPDGITVAKVQPSKQNCLTEESFIVWSGGKLVQNMILRLRNVECGEVELQLRSD, encoded by the exons ATGGGGTTTTTTAAGATCCATATCCAGAGAGGAGTCAACCTCGCTGTTAGAGATATCGTCACCAGCGACCCTTATGTTGTTCTCAAGTTGGGCAAGCAG AAGCTAAAGACTCGAGTAATAAAGGGGAATGTGAATCCTGAGTGGAATGAGGGTTTCAACATCTCTGCCTCCGATCCAAATGTTCCCATCAGGCTT TGTGTGTATGACAAAGACACGTTCAGTTTCGATGACAAGATGGGAGAAGTAGATATCGACGTTGGCCCCTTTCTTAAAGCCTTAAAGATGCAGTTGCAGGGTGTCCCAGATGGAATCACAGTTGCAAAAGTACAACCAAGCAAGCAAAATTGTCTTACTGAAGAGAGCTTCATTGTCTGGTCAGGTGGCAAGCTTGTGCAGAACATGATTCTCCGATTGAGAAACGTCGAATGTGGGGAAGTAGAACTCCAGTTGCGGTCAGACTGA